In one Myotis daubentonii chromosome 1, mMyoDau2.1, whole genome shotgun sequence genomic region, the following are encoded:
- the PPM1A gene encoding protein phosphatase 1A isoform X2: protein MGAFLDKPKMEKHNAQGQGNGLRYGLSSMQGWRVEMEDAHTAVIGLPSGLETWSFFAVYDGHAGSQVAKYCCEHLLDHITNNQDFKGSAGAPSVENVKNGIRTGFLEIDEHMRVMSEKKHGADRSGSTAVGVLISPHHTYFINCGDSRGLLCRNRKVYFFTQDHKPNNPLEKERIQNAGGSVMIQRVNGSLAVSRALGDFDYKCVHGKGPTEQLVSPEPEVHDIERSEEDDQFIILACDGIWDVMGNEELCDFVRSRLEVTDDLEKVCNEVVDTCLYKGSRDNMSVILICFPNAPKVLPEAVKKEAELDKYLESRVEEIIKKQGEGVPDLVHVMRTLASENIPSLPPGGELASKRNIIEAVYNRLNPYKNDDTDSTSTDDMW from the exons ATGGGAGCATTTTTAGACAAGCCAAAGATGGAAAAACATAATGCCCAGGGGCAGGGTAATGGGTTGCGATATGGGCTAAGCAGCATGCAAGGCTGGCGAGTTGAAATGGAAGATGCACATACAGCTGTGATTGGTTTGCCAAGCGGACTTGAAACATGGTCATTCTTTGCTGTGTATGATGGGCATGCTGGTTCTCAGGTTGCCAAATACTGCTGTGAGCATTTGTTAGATCACATCACCAATAACCAGGATTTTAAAGGGTCTGCGGGAGCACCTTCTGTTGAAAATGTAAAGAATGGAATCAGAACAGGTTTTCTGGAGATTGATGAACACATGAGAGTTATGTCAGAGAAGAAACATGGTGCAGATAGAAGTGGGTCAACAGCTGTGGGTGTATTAATTTCTCCTCACCATACTTACTTCATTAACTGTGGAGACTCGAGAGGTTTACTTTGTAGGAACAGAAAAGTTTATTTCTTCACACAAGATCACAAACCAAATAATCCCCTGGAAAAAGAACGGATTCAGAATGCAGGTGGCTCTGTAATGATTCAGCGTGTGAATGGCTCTCTGGCTGTATCGAGGGCACTTGGGGACTTTGATTACAAATGTGTCCATGGAAAAGGTCCTACAGAGCAGCTTGTCTCACCCGAGCCTGAAGTCCATGATATTGAAAGATCTGAAGAAGATGATCAGTTCATTATCCTTGcatgtgatggtatttgggaTGTTATGGGAAATGAAGAGCTCTGTGATTTTGTAAGATCCAGACTTGAAGTCACTGATGACCTTGAGAAAGTTTGCAATGAAGTAGTCGACACGTGTTTGTATAAG GGAAGTCGAGACAACATGAGTGTGATATTGATCTGTTTCCCAAATGCACCCAAAGTATTGCCAGAAGCAGTGAAGAAGGAGGCAGAGTTGGACAAGTACCTGGAAAGCAGAGTAGAAG AAATCATAAAGAAGCAGGGGGAAGGCGTCCCTGACTTAGTCCATGTGATGCGCACATTAGCAAGTGAGAACATCCCCAGCCTCCCACCAGGAGGTGAATTGGCAAGCAA gcgGAATATAATTGAAGCCGTTTACAATAGACTGAATCCTTACAAAAATGATGACACT GACTCTACATCGACTGATGATATGTGGTAA
- the PPM1A gene encoding protein phosphatase 1A isoform X1, giving the protein MGAFLDKPKMEKHNAQGQGNGLRYGLSSMQGWRVEMEDAHTAVIGLPSGLETWSFFAVYDGHAGSQVAKYCCEHLLDHITNNQDFKGSAGAPSVENVKNGIRTGFLEIDEHMRVMSEKKHGADRSGSTAVGVLISPHHTYFINCGDSRGLLCRNRKVYFFTQDHKPNNPLEKERIQNAGGSVMIQRVNGSLAVSRALGDFDYKCVHGKGPTEQLVSPEPEVHDIERSEEDDQFIILACDGIWDVMGNEELCDFVRSRLEVTDDLEKVCNEVVDTCLYKGSRDNMSVILICFPNAPKVLPEAVKKEAELDKYLESRVEEIIKKQGEGVPDLVHVMRTLASENIPSLPPGGELASKRNIIEAVYNRLNPYKNDDTSCSLHPFFYTHP; this is encoded by the exons ATGGGAGCATTTTTAGACAAGCCAAAGATGGAAAAACATAATGCCCAGGGGCAGGGTAATGGGTTGCGATATGGGCTAAGCAGCATGCAAGGCTGGCGAGTTGAAATGGAAGATGCACATACAGCTGTGATTGGTTTGCCAAGCGGACTTGAAACATGGTCATTCTTTGCTGTGTATGATGGGCATGCTGGTTCTCAGGTTGCCAAATACTGCTGTGAGCATTTGTTAGATCACATCACCAATAACCAGGATTTTAAAGGGTCTGCGGGAGCACCTTCTGTTGAAAATGTAAAGAATGGAATCAGAACAGGTTTTCTGGAGATTGATGAACACATGAGAGTTATGTCAGAGAAGAAACATGGTGCAGATAGAAGTGGGTCAACAGCTGTGGGTGTATTAATTTCTCCTCACCATACTTACTTCATTAACTGTGGAGACTCGAGAGGTTTACTTTGTAGGAACAGAAAAGTTTATTTCTTCACACAAGATCACAAACCAAATAATCCCCTGGAAAAAGAACGGATTCAGAATGCAGGTGGCTCTGTAATGATTCAGCGTGTGAATGGCTCTCTGGCTGTATCGAGGGCACTTGGGGACTTTGATTACAAATGTGTCCATGGAAAAGGTCCTACAGAGCAGCTTGTCTCACCCGAGCCTGAAGTCCATGATATTGAAAGATCTGAAGAAGATGATCAGTTCATTATCCTTGcatgtgatggtatttgggaTGTTATGGGAAATGAAGAGCTCTGTGATTTTGTAAGATCCAGACTTGAAGTCACTGATGACCTTGAGAAAGTTTGCAATGAAGTAGTCGACACGTGTTTGTATAAG GGAAGTCGAGACAACATGAGTGTGATATTGATCTGTTTCCCAAATGCACCCAAAGTATTGCCAGAAGCAGTGAAGAAGGAGGCAGAGTTGGACAAGTACCTGGAAAGCAGAGTAGAAG AAATCATAAAGAAGCAGGGGGAAGGCGTCCCTGACTTAGTCCATGTGATGCGCACATTAGCAAGTGAGAACATCCCCAGCCTCCCACCAGGAGGTGAATTGGCAAGCAA gcgGAATATAATTGAAGCCGTTTACAATAGACTGAATCCTTACAAAAATGATGACACT AGTTGTTCACTGCACCCATTCTTTTACACACACCCCTGA
- the PPM1A gene encoding protein phosphatase 1A isoform X3, whose amino-acid sequence MGAFLDKPKMEKHNAQGQGNGLRYGLSSMQGWRVEMEDAHTAVIGLPSGLETWSFFAVYDGHAGSQVAKYCCEHLLDHITNNQDFKGSAGAPSVENVKNGIRTGFLEIDEHMRVMSEKKHGADRSGSTAVGVLISPHHTYFINCGDSRGLLCRNRKVYFFTQDHKPNNPLEKERIQNAGGSVMIQRVNGSLAVSRALGDFDYKCVHGKGPTEQLVSPEPEVHDIERSEEDDQFIILACDGIWDVMGNEELCDFVRSRLEVTDDLEKVCNEVVDTCLYKGSRDNMSVILICFPNAPKVLPEAVKKEAELDKYLESRVEEKHRDFLALLLLSVPI is encoded by the exons ATGGGAGCATTTTTAGACAAGCCAAAGATGGAAAAACATAATGCCCAGGGGCAGGGTAATGGGTTGCGATATGGGCTAAGCAGCATGCAAGGCTGGCGAGTTGAAATGGAAGATGCACATACAGCTGTGATTGGTTTGCCAAGCGGACTTGAAACATGGTCATTCTTTGCTGTGTATGATGGGCATGCTGGTTCTCAGGTTGCCAAATACTGCTGTGAGCATTTGTTAGATCACATCACCAATAACCAGGATTTTAAAGGGTCTGCGGGAGCACCTTCTGTTGAAAATGTAAAGAATGGAATCAGAACAGGTTTTCTGGAGATTGATGAACACATGAGAGTTATGTCAGAGAAGAAACATGGTGCAGATAGAAGTGGGTCAACAGCTGTGGGTGTATTAATTTCTCCTCACCATACTTACTTCATTAACTGTGGAGACTCGAGAGGTTTACTTTGTAGGAACAGAAAAGTTTATTTCTTCACACAAGATCACAAACCAAATAATCCCCTGGAAAAAGAACGGATTCAGAATGCAGGTGGCTCTGTAATGATTCAGCGTGTGAATGGCTCTCTGGCTGTATCGAGGGCACTTGGGGACTTTGATTACAAATGTGTCCATGGAAAAGGTCCTACAGAGCAGCTTGTCTCACCCGAGCCTGAAGTCCATGATATTGAAAGATCTGAAGAAGATGATCAGTTCATTATCCTTGcatgtgatggtatttgggaTGTTATGGGAAATGAAGAGCTCTGTGATTTTGTAAGATCCAGACTTGAAGTCACTGATGACCTTGAGAAAGTTTGCAATGAAGTAGTCGACACGTGTTTGTATAAG GGAAGTCGAGACAACATGAGTGTGATATTGATCTGTTTCCCAAATGCACCCAAAGTATTGCCAGAAGCAGTGAAGAAGGAGGCAGAGTTGGACAAGTACCTGGAAAGCAGAGTAGAAG AAAAGCACAGAGACTTTTTAGCTCTCCTGCTATTATCTGTGCCCATCTAA